A genomic segment from Glycine soja cultivar W05 chromosome 18, ASM419377v2, whole genome shotgun sequence encodes:
- the LOC114396031 gene encoding ubiquitin-conjugating enzyme E2 28 → MASKRILKELKDLQKDPPTSCSAGPVAEDMFHWQATIMGPADSPYAGGVFLVTIHFPPDYPFKPPKVAFRTKVFHPNINSNGSICLDILKEQWSPALTISKVLLSICSLLTDPNPDDPLVPEIAHMYKTDRAKYEATARSWTQKYAMG, encoded by the exons ATGGCTTCAAAGCGCATCCTCAAGGAGCTCAAGGACTTGCAGAAAGACCCACCAACTTCTTGCAGCGCTG GTCCAGTAGCTGAGGACATGTTCCATTGGCAAGCAACAATAATGGGTCCTGCTGATAGTCCTTATGCTGGAGGTGTATTCCTAGTCACTATTCACTTCCCTCCGGATTATCCTTTCAAGCCTCCTAAG GTTGCCTTTAGGACTAAGGTGTTTCACCCGAACATCAATAGCAATGGTAGCATTTGTCTTGATATCCTGAAGGAGCAGTGGAGCCCTGCACTCACCATCTCTAAG GTACTGCTTTCTATCTGCTCATTGCTGACTGATCCAAATCCTGATGATCCACTTGTTCCGGAAATCGCTCACATGTACAAAACTGACCGGGCCAAGTATGAGGCCACTGCACGCAGCTGGACCCAGAAGTATGCCATGGGCtga